The nucleotide window CAAGGGTTCCGTACCACGGGACTGGCAGGAAGACCCTACCCTCACGGGTCGCTATTCCATCGCACTGCGCAACCGCTATGCTCCTGATCTGCTCATGACCTTCACGGTCTTCCGAAAAAGTGCGTTCGCACTCAGCTATGAAAGGAATGACCTCATTGCGTTTCTGGCGGGTCTGCGCCAACAATACTCTCATCGTCTGAAACTGAATGACATGCCGGCGGATTTCCGGGATTCGGGATTCAACGCACACCTGCTCGGCGGCGAAACGGTTCACTTTGACTACAGCATTGAACCCAGAGAGCAACAGGGACCCACCATTCGGAATCGAATCTATTGGGTGCTGATCGAGGATCACTGGGTCGAAATTGCACTGATTGGGCAGGAAGCACAGGTCGCTCCCGCCATTCCAGCCTTTGAGCGCTTCCTGCGCAATCTGTCGGTGGTTCAGAACGAAGCTGAAGCATTTGGGGAATAGCAAAATCGTGAGATTTTCGGTATTCCCCAATCTACTCCACGGCTCAACAACATCGAGTTTACGGGTTGTAGGCCAGATTGCTCTGTAGCCAGCGCTCCACCTCCTGCACACGCATGCCCTTGCGTTCAGCGTAGTCCTCCACCTGATCTTTCTGGATGCGACCCACCGGGAAATATGACGCATCAGGGTGCGAAAAATACAACCCGGATACCGATGCGGGTGGATTCATGGCAAATGAAGTTGTCAGAGTAACACCGGTGTGTGCCTCCGCATTGAGCAAATCCCAGATCAACTGCTTTTCCGTATGATCGGGTGATGAGGGGTAACCAGCGGCGGGACGAATGCCTTCGTATTTTTCCCGAATCAACCAATCGTTAAACGGGTGCACGGTTCCTTCAGCTGACGGAAAGCGCTCACCAAATTTGACCGACTCCTTCGCTCCGTATCCCCACTGATCACGAATCCATTTGTGGCAGTATTCGGCACTTGCTTCGGCAAAGCGGTCCGCAAGCGACTGAATCAGAATCGAAACATAGTCATCTCCCTTTTTCTTGAAATGGGCCGCATAGTCCTCCACCTCGCGTCCTGCAGTCACCACAAACGCTCCCATGTAGTCAATCAGCTCACTGGAGCGCGGAGCCACATAGTCTGAGAGCGAAAGGTAGGCTGCTCCAGAAGCCTCGTCGCCGATTTTCTCTTTCTGCTGACGCAGGAAGTGCAAGCGCGTGAGCACAGTATCCCGTTCAATATCACCATACAGTTCCACATCATCACCCACTGCATTGGCATGGAAGAGTCCACACACACCCCTGAGATGGATGCGGTCATTCTCGATGAGATCCTTCACCACCCGCAAGGCATCGCGGTAAAGCTCACGGGCCTGTGTTCCCTGCTTGGCGTGCTCGAGCAGTTTGGGAAATTTCCCACGCAGCTGCCATGCATGGAAAAAGGGCGACCAATCGATATAGTCGAGCACTGCTTCCGCATCGATTTGCTCAAGCACCTGAACGCCAGTGCGCTCGGGGACGCGAATAGAAGCAGCATTCCAATCGAGCTGTAGTGACTGGCTTCGCGCCTGTTCCAGAGTGATGTATTTCACCGATTTGTCACCACCCTCTTCAAATCGATTTCGGGCGGCTGCCTGCTGATCGCGCAATTCCTGAAGATACGTTTCCCGGTGATTGGCGCTGAGCAGTCGGTTGCAAACTTCGGTCACCAGTGATGCATCACCCACATGAACAACTGGCCCAGAATAGTTGGGCGCGATCTTGATCGCCGTATGCGCCTTGGACGTGGTAGCTCCACCGATGAGCAGTGGTGTTTTCATGCCCTTTTCCTCCATACTCCTCGCATTGCTGATCATTTCGTCCAGCGACGGAGTAATCAGGCCAGAAAGCCCAATAAAATCTGCCTTCTCTTCTACAGCCCTTTCCAGGATCTTGGGACAATCGACCATCACGCCCAAATCCACCACGCGGTAGCCATTGCAGGCGAGCACCACACCAACGATGTTTTTGCCAATGTCATGCACATCCCCTTTGACCGTTGCGATCACGAAGGTGCCAGCGTCACTGGATTTCTGCTTCTCTGCCTCCATGAACGGCTGTAGATACGCAACTGCCTTCTTCATCACGCGCGCACTCTTCACGACCTGTGGCAGAAACATTTTGCCTTCACCAAACAGAGCGCCGACCACCTTCATGCCATCCATGAGCGGTCCTTCAATCACATCCAACGGTTTCCCATATTTTACACGCGCCTCTTCGGCATCCGCTTCAATGTGCTGGGTGATACCCTTGACCAGCGCGTGGCTGATGCGCCCTTCCACATCCAAGGCACGCCAGTCGTCAGCTACCGTTGTTTCTGGAGCTGGTGCTTTTTTTTTTGTCGAACTGTCAGCAATGTCAGGCAAATTGCCAGCCTCTGAACGAACAAAGGCTTCGATTCCTGACGGGTCCTTGCTCTCCATCGCCTGCGCTGCGAGATCCCGCAGAAGCGTCATGCCTTTCAGCAAGGCCTGATTGATGCGATCCTCGAGACTGCCGCTACCCGCTGACGCGGATTCCGCACCCGTGGAAGCGGGTGCCAACACCTTGCCATCCTTGATGGCTTCGGCCAGTTCAATCAGCGCATCGGTTGCATCCGGTGATGTGTTCAACAGCACCGCTTCCACTTTCGATTTCAACTCGGGTGGAATGTCTTCATAGTTCATCAGCAGCCCCGGATTCACGATCGCCATGTCGAGTCCGGCAGCAGTTGCATGATGCAGAAAAGCCGCATGCATCGCCTCACGCACAGGGTTGTTCCCGCGGAATGAAAAGGATACGTTGGAAAGCCCGCCGCTGGTCCAGGCGCCGGGGCATAGTTCTTTCACCCGTCGCACTGCTCCGATGAAGTTGAGCGCATAGGCATTGTGCTCCTCCATACCAGTTGCGACCGTGAGAATATTCAGGTCAAAGATGATATCGTGTGGATCCATTCCGACCTCTTCTGTGAGGATGCGGTAAGATCGCTGGGCGATAGCGACCTTTCCATCCTCAGAATCCGCCTGTCCGTTTTCATCAAACGCCATCACGACCACTGCCGCCCCGTATCGCTGGATTAGTCGGGCCTGCTTCCGAAACACATCTTCACCCTCCTTCAGGCTGATCGAATTCACGATGCATTTGCCCTGCACATGCTTGAGGCCAGCTTCAATCACGGACCATTTCGAACTGTCAATCATCACCGGAACCCGGCAAATATCGGGTTCGGATGCAATCAAGCAAAGGAAGCGCTCCATGCAAGCTTCGCCATCGAGCATGCCTTCGTCAAAGTTCACATCGATGACGTGTGCCCCTTTCTCCACTTGCGAGCGGGCAATATCGAGTGCCCCATCAAAGTCGTCAGCCTTGATCAATTTCTTGAAACGCGGCGATCCTGTGACATTGGCGCGCTCCCCAACCTGAAGAAAAGTGCGTTCATCAGGATAAACATTCAGCGGTTCCAGCCCACTCAATCTCAGTGCAGGCCTCAGTTTTGGCAGTTTCCTGGCGGGGTATTGCCGACACTCGGCAACAATCTGTGCGATGTGCTCTGGCGTTGTGCCACAACAGCCGCCGACCATGTTCACCAAACCATCTCTGGCAAATGCACCTACGGCACTGCCCGTGTGTGCCGGAGTCTCATCATAACCCGTTTCGCTCAGAGGATTTGGCAAACCTGCATTCGGATACACATGCACATACGTATCCGCCACTTCTGCCAGTTTTTCGAGGAATGGTCGCATCAGATCCGCACCAAGGGCACAGTTCAATCCGACACAGGAGGGTTTGAAGTGGCGAATTGAATTCCAAAATGCTTCAACAGTCTGTCCAGACAGCGTTCGCCCTGATCGATCTGTGATCGTCACAGACACAACAACAGGCAGACGATACTCCAGGGAATCAAAGAGTTCCTCGATCGCCATTAGCGCCGCCTTGGCATTGAGCGTGTCAATAATCGTTTCTACCAGAAACAGATCTACTCCTCCTTGCAGCAACGCTTTCGCCTGCTCAAAAAATGCTGCCTTGAGATCATCGAAGCGTATGGCCCGATACTCGGGGCGGTTGACATCCGGCGAGATGGAAGCCGTCGCATTGGTCGGTCCGATCGAACCAGCGACAAACACGGGGCGCTTTTCTTTTGCTGCCACCTCATCCGCAATTCGACGAGCCAGGCGCGCACTGTCGAGATTGATGCGCTCAACCCAGTCCTGCAAACCGTAGTCTGCCTGAGCAATACTTGTTGCACTGAAGGTGTTGGTTTCGATCAGATCCGATCCCGCTTCGAGGAATCCACGATGGATCGCTTCTATCACATCCGGCCGGGTAACGCTCAACAAGTCATTGTTTCCCTTGAGGTTCTTCGTTGCATCCGCCAGATCCGCATTGCGGAAATCGGCTTCCTGCAAACGATGCCGCTGGATCATCGTTCCCATGGCACCGTCCAATACCACAATTCGTTCGGCCAACAAATCAATGAAGGCTTGCCCGGACTTCGTCAATGGTTTGCAACTGTAGAGAGACGCCATAACCGTTCACCCTAGCACACGTATCTGATCAGGCAACTTCTATTTAACCATCACATTATCACACATTTGCTCGATTTGTCATGAACCCGCTTCTCCAATCGCTGGCCGAAAAATTCCCACTCAGTCCCAACACCCATAACACATGGAACTCACTGATGAAACAGGGAATCGACCCGGGCTTTCTAGCTTCCTGGCTCGAGGAAGCCGCCACAGTCGAAGATCTGGAACTGCTGACTGAAGTCATCAGCCGCCTGCTCCAAAATGGCAAAAAAGCTGCCGACCTGAAGCGCTGGATCGATCATTCGCCCTACAGTGTTCGCGATTGGGCGGAGGCAGCACTCGTCTTTTTCAAACGCAAGGGAGACAGTGTTCCTGCAGAACAAACCGCCCATGCGTTTGGCTATCTGACCTGCTGCGCCGAAACTGGAAGCTACCTGCCCAATCTTGAGTCCTTTCGCGAAATTGTTGAACAGATGCTGAACTTCTACGGTTACGATGGTCGTGCCACAGATCATGGAAGCAGCTCCAACGGAACCCATTGCTGAGGCTTCGGTTTTTCAACAAAGTTCGTTCCATTTCTGCCGCAGAATCACAGCTACTCATACGCTTCTCACGGCAGTTTCTTTTGTTACCGTCAGATTACAACTTCCTCAAATCGACGTAAAAGCGCCCCTTCCTCACATTTGAGATTTCAGAGTTTTCAGAAGCTTCCGAAAACCAAAGAGCAAGTGGCTCCGAAAGTCGGAGCCCTGCAGGGTGTTTAGGGGGTTATTTCTCGGTATTCAGCATTGTGAATGCAATGGTGGATTGCCGAAAAATGCAATGTATCCTGTACGCTGTAAGCGGGAGTTCTGGCTTCGGAGATCCTATCTAGCTGAATCAACCAGAACATAAAGAATGAAATCCATTCACCACCTCCTCCTACTGCTTGCGATCCCAGTGATGGCAAGCGTTGCCACTGCGAGCGAAATCTTCACTGCTGAAGAAATTGCTGCAACAGTGGACATCCGTGAAATCGAAGCAAAACCACAACCCATTGATCAGCAGTAGCCCCTGGTCACTCCCGAACTCCGAAATCAGACGGGTCGCGTCTACGTCGCGTTCCTCGTTTCGGAAACGGGTGAAGTTACTGGACTGCGCTGTGTCAAAAGCACAAACAACCGGCTGAATTCAGCCGTAATGGATGCGGTGGCACGCTGGAAATTTGAACCAGCCAAAGTCGACGGTACTCCAGTGCCCGTGCGCGTGGTGCTTCCCATTCGCGTGGATTTCACGTGACGCGCGTCATGTGAGTTGGGCAGTGCGAAATTCCTGATTTCGCATCGGCCTTTTAACCTTCTGAAAGGCGCTATCTGGCGCCTTTCAGCGCATCCAGACAAACCTGCAGACTCTCTGCCCAGTGTGGGATTTCAAGTCCAAAGGTTGACTTGATTTTTCCCTTGTTCAGGACGCTGTAGTGCGGACGCTTGGCATCGGTCGGATAGTCCTTTGTTTCGATGGGCTTCACTTTGCAATTGATCGATTCTCGACGGAAGATTTCTACC belongs to Puniceicoccaceae bacterium and includes:
- a CDS encoding vitamin B12 dependent-methionine synthase activation domain-containing protein; its protein translation is MAERIVVLDGAMGTMIQRHRLQEADFRNADLADATKNLKGNNDLLSVTRPDVIEAIHRGFLEAGSDLIETNTFSATSIAQADYGLQDWVERINLDSARLARRIADEVAAKEKRPVFVAGSIGPTNATASISPDVNRPEYRAIRFDDLKAAFFEQAKALLQGGVDLFLVETIIDTLNAKAALMAIEELFDSLEYRLPVVVSVTITDRSGRTLSGQTVEAFWNSIRHFKPSCVGLNCALGADLMRPFLEKLAEVADTYVHVYPNAGLPNPLSETGYDETPAHTGSAVGAFARDGLVNMVGGCCGTTPEHIAQIVAECRQYPARKLPKLRPALRLSGLEPLNVYPDERTFLQVGERANVTGSPRFKKLIKADDFDGALDIARSQVEKGAHVIDVNFDEGMLDGEACMERFLCLIASEPDICRVPVMIDSSKWSVIEAGLKHVQGKCIVNSISLKEGEDVFRKQARLIQRYGAAVVVMAFDENGQADSEDGKVAIAQRSYRILTEEVGMDPHDIIFDLNILTVATGMEEHNAYALNFIGAVRRVKELCPGAWTSGGLSNVSFSFRGNNPVREAMHAAFLHHATAAGLDMAIVNPGLLMNYEDIPPELKSKVEAVLLNTSPDATDALIELAEAIKDGKVLAPASTGAESASAGSGSLEDRINQALLKGMTLLRDLAAQAMESKDPSGIEAFVRSEAGNLPDIADSSTKKKAPAPETTVADDWRALDVEGRISHALVKGITQHIEADAEEARVKYGKPLDVIEGPLMDGMKVVGALFGEGKMFLPQVVKSARVMKKAVAYLQPFMEAEKQKSSDAGTFVIATVKGDVHDIGKNIVGVVLACNGYRVVDLGVMVDCPKILERAVEEKADFIGLSGLITPSLDEMISNARSMEEKGMKTPLLIGGATTSKAHTAIKIAPNYSGPVVHVGDASLVTEVCNRLLSANHRETYLQELRDQQAAARNRFEEGGDKSVKYITLEQARSQSLQLDWNAASIRVPERTGVQVLEQIDAEAVLDYIDWSPFFHAWQLRGKFPKLLEHAKQGTQARELYRDALRVVKDLIENDRIHLRGVCGLFHANAVGDDVELYGDIERDTVLTRLHFLRQQKEKIGDEASGAAYLSLSDYVAPRSSELIDYMGAFVVTAGREVEDYAAHFKKKGDDYVSILIQSLADRFAEASAEYCHKWIRDQWGYGAKESVKFGERFPSAEGTVHPFNDWLIREKYEGIRPAAGYPSSPDHTEKQLIWDLLNAEAHTGVTLTTSFAMNPPASVSGLYFSHPDASYFPVGRIQKDQVEDYAERKGMRVQEVERWLQSNLAYNP